The window GGAAGGCGTTCAGGCGAATGACTCGCTCTTCAAGGAAAGTGATCTCACCTATGCTGATCTCTCTCATGCTCAAATAAAAAATTCCAGTTTTTCCGGGGCAAACCTCTTTATGACCAACCTGCACATGGTGCGTGACGAACATACGATCTGGAGCGGTTCGAACAAAGCCTTAGCACGGGGTACCGATGAAAAAAGATTAAAATCTGAATCCTGGGGAATATAATGCAAAATGTAGCTGAGAAAATCATTCCGATTCATGGTGATACGCTGCCCGGTATCCGGGAGTGTTCTGTACAGGACATTCAACCCGGTGGCATCCGAGTCAATATCGATGGCAGATCAAGACGAGCGAAACAGGCATTTTCCTGTCTCGTCAGCCCGGAAATTGGAGATATTGTTCTTTGCTCGGAAAATGCTCAGGGCATGCTCTATATTCTTGCCATCATTGAACGTCCGACCGCACAAAAAATGCGCCTTGCTTTTCCTGCTGATACAGACATTCAACTCAAGCAGGGTGCGTTGAATATACACGCTCCAGACCATATTAATGTTGCCTCTGATAATCTGCATTGCTTCTCCCAAAAAGCCGTCCATGTCAGCGAGGAGGCGGTTATCTCCTATGAAAATGTGACTGCCCAGGGAAAAGATTTACAGGCCAACTACTCAACTGTCCGCGTGCTCAGTAAATTGATTAACACCATAGCAGGCCAGATGATCAATCGATTCAAAGGCTACATGAGAAGCACAGAGGATCATGATATGGTCAAGGCTACGCA is drawn from Candidatus Electrothrix aestuarii and contains these coding sequences:
- a CDS encoding DUF3540 domain-containing protein; translated protein: MQNVAEKIIPIHGDTLPGIRECSVQDIQPGGIRVNIDGRSRRAKQAFSCLVSPEIGDIVLCSENAQGMLYILAIIERPTAQKMRLAFPADTDIQLKQGALNIHAPDHINVASDNLHCFSQKAVHVSEEAVISYENVTAQGKDLQANYSTVRVLSKLINTIAGQMINRFKGYMRSTEDHDMVKATQLTRTATHLHSIDGEHTLINSKKCTKIDGEKILMG